The Ahaetulla prasina isolate Xishuangbanna chromosome 3, ASM2864084v1, whole genome shotgun sequence genome window below encodes:
- the PAG1 gene encoding phosphoprotein associated with glycosphingolipid-enriched microdomains 1, translating into MGPDGNFLSTGVLHIIVWGSLGAMAMLLVFSFLLFLCSGCDREKRPEQQNGDHENLMNVPSDKEAFSHSVTSLATDPIASSEQNGGISNGDVLSEDSTAATLQPYEEVQTSVTDLLDQQDTLGRSLKCHQSRELPRIPPNNAIETILTTRNAENDQSLGMEGPYEVLKDSSSQENIVEDCLYETVKEIKDLGAAANSEKCKPKTTVMVNGILDHVLEKKTESAEYASVDRNKKSCHSVNSESPLSSTTPDVEEEAPPPVPIKLLDENENVQDKGAKEEEEVMERINEPNKRLSSLIYKSREDDPSLTEDEISAMYSSINKTGQPSKDLESTYTCIPELVPQKSPSICSGLYASVKDLETNPNLTDLPQSTILLNGDLEPDYEAIQTLSREEERNVLMSSTIQTILPQENDYESIGDLQQNKDVTKL; encoded by the exons GGAGAAGAGGCCTGAGCAGCAAAATGGGGACCATGAAAATCTGATGAATGTG CCTTCAGATAAAGAGGCATTTAGTCACTCTGTCACAAGTCTGGCTACTGATCCAATTGCAAGCAGTGAACAAAATGGTGGAATCAGTAATGGAGATG TTCTTTCAGAAGATAGTACAGCTGCTACTCTCCAACCTTACGAAGAAGTGCAAACCTCTGTTACAGATCTTTTGGATCAACAGGACACATTGGGAAGATCTTTAAAATGTCATCAAAGTAGAGAGCTACCTAGGATTCCTCCAAATAATGCCATAGAAACAATTCTCACCACAAGAAATGCAGAAAATGACCAGAGTCTGGGAATGGAGGGGCCCTATGAAGTGCTGAAGGATAGTTCCTCCCAAGAGAACATAGTAGAAGACTGCTTGTATGAAACAGTGAAGGAAATTAAGGACCTGGGAGCAGCAGCTAACTCAGAGAAATGCAAACCAAAGACTACTGTGATGGTTAATGGAATTTTAGATCATGTTCTTGAGAAGAAGACAGAATCAGCAGAATATGCATCCGTtgacagaaataaaaaaagtTGCCACAGTGTTAATTCAGAGAGTCCTCTCAGCAGTACTACGCCAGATGTGGAAGAAGAAGCTCCACCTCCTGTACCAATAAAACTTCTTGATGAAAATGAGAATGTACAGGATAAAGGagccaaagaagaggaggaagtaatGGAAAGGATTAATGAACCCAACAAG AGGCTTAGTTCATTGATTTATAAATCTCGAGAAGATGACCCATCTCTTACAGAAGATGAG aTTTCAGCAATGTATTCTTCTATAAATAAAACTGGACAACCCTCTAAAGACTTGGAATCTACATATACCTGTATTCCTGAACTTGTACCTCAGAAGTCTCCATCTATTTGCAGTGGCCTCTATGCCAGTGTGAAGGACTTGGAAACAAATCCAAACCTTACTGATTTGCCTCAATCAACAATACTTCTAAATGGAGACTTGGAACCAGACTATGAAGCCATTCAGACTCTAAGtcgagaggaggaaagaaatgtTTTGATGTCTAGCACCATTCAAACCATCCTCCCACAAGAGAATGACTATGAGAGTATTGGTGATTTGCAGCAAAATAAAGATGTCACCAAGCTTTAA